ACGGACTCTGGACGAAGGCGTCGGCAGCAAAGGCGACAAGACCAATACGGTCCCCGTTCAACCGTTCCATGAGCTGCAAGACGAACAGTCGTGCACGATCGAGCCGGTTCGGTATGACATCCTCCGCGAGCATCGACTGTGAGAGGTCAACCGCGATGACGATATCCTGCCCTCGAGCCGTGACCGTCTCCAGTCGGGTCCCGAACTGGGGACGAGCCAGAGCAACAACAAGCAGCGTGACCGCCAGCAAGCCGGATACTGCCTTCCAGCGACGTGCCGAGTGATGGACGGACGCGGTCAGGCGCTCAACCAGCTCTGCATCAGCGAACTGTTCGAGCGCCCGCGCCCTCCCTCGGGCTGCACTGAGGAAGAGGCTCGCGAGCGCGGGGGCCACGAGAAGAGCCCACAGCCAGTCGATATCGTTGAAACGGAACATCAGGGGAGCCTCCTCAGCACGGTCTGCGCGAGACCGAACTCGGCGACGAGCAGGAGAAAACCCAGCCCGAGCGGCAGTGGGAACTCCTCTCCGAACTGAGTGAAATTCTCGACTTCGATCTCGGTGCGCTCAAGCTCGTCGATCTCGGTATAGATAGAGGCGAGGCTTTCGTTGTCCGTCGCCCGGAAGTAGCGCCCACCGGTCAGTTCGGCCATTTCCTGCAGCGTCGCCTCATCGATGTCCACACGCATGTTCGCGTAGCGTGTGCCCCCAAGCGGATCGGGCACCGGCACCCGGGCCGTGCCCTGCGAGCCTGCACCGATCGTATACACGCGAATGCCCAGCGCCTGAGCCATCTGTGCGGCAGTTACTGGTCCGATCTCACCCCGATTGCTTCTGCCGTCCGTCAGGAGCACGACGACCTTGGACTCTGCGGGAGACGCTTGCAGCCGCTTTACGGCGGTCGCGAGTCCCATGCCAACCGCGGTGCCATCCTCGATCATACCGACATCGAGTTCGTCGAACAGAGACTGCACGACAGCGTAGTCAAAGGTGAGTGGCGCCTGTGTAAAGGCCTGGCCAGCAAATGCCACGAGGCCGATGCGGTCGTTCCTCCGACCGGCAACGAAGTCGATACCGACTGCCTTGGCTGCTTCCAGGCGGTTCGGTTCCAGATCCTCCGCGAGCATCGAGCTCGAGACGTCGAGCACCATGACGATATCGATGCCTTCGGTGAGCACATTCTCCGTAGTGATTCCGGTCTGAGGTCGAGCGAGCGCCACGATGAATG
This genomic interval from Longimicrobiales bacterium contains the following:
- a CDS encoding VWA domain-containing protein gives rise to the protein MFRFEDPLVLGLLVALPVLFWVRARRRRPAIRYSAVSDIQAAGVSKARVMAILPPTLRGLALAAFIVALARPQTGITTENVLTEGIDIVMVLDVSSSMLAEDLEPNRLEAAKAVGIDFVAGRRNDRIGLVAFAGQAFTQAPLTFDYAVVQSLFDELDVGMIEDGTAVGMGLATAVKRLQASPAESKVVVLLTDGRSNRGEIGPVTAAQMAQALGIRVYTIGAGSQGTARVPVPDPLGGTRYANMRVDIDEATLQEMAELTGGRYFRATDNESLASIYTEIDELERTEIEVENFTQFGEEFPLPLGLGFLLLVAEFGLAQTVLRRLP